In one Grus americana isolate bGruAme1 chromosome 1, bGruAme1.mat, whole genome shotgun sequence genomic region, the following are encoded:
- the MFAP5 gene encoding microfibrillar-associated protein 5 isoform X3, with protein sequence MKTPGACILLCLLALSLSPADWFPWVVNGQELESATGEVSTDSLISTSAAAVTPPVLLSPVQSDSETTTASSDCREEKFPCTRLYSVHKPVKQCISYLCVTSVRRMYIINKEVCSRIVCKENEVMQDEICRQLAGLPSRRLRRSGQPLHLPCRQLLEQQRRSPNAL encoded by the exons ATGAAGACCCCTGGAGCCTGTATACTGTTGTGTCTCTTGGCACTCTCCTTGTCCCCAGCTG actGGTTTCCATGGGTGGTCAATGGGCAAGAACTGGAAAGTGCAACTG GTGAAGTTAGCACCGACTCTCTTATCAGCACCTCCG ctgcagctgtgacACCACCTGTGCTTCTTAGTCCTG TTCAGTCTGACAGCGAAACTACCACGGCTTCATCAG ATTGTCGTGAAGAAAAGTTCCCTTGCACACGCCTGTACTCTGTTCACAAACCAGTAAAGCAGTGTATCAGCTACCTCTGTGTTACAAG CGTGCGTCGCATGTACATAATAAACAAGGAGGTGTGCTCTCGCATTGTCTGCAAGGAGAATGAGGTCATGCAAG ATGAGATCTGTCGCCAGCTGGCTGGCCTTCCTTCTCGACGTCTCCGCCGATCTGGGCAACCCCTGCATCTCCCTTGCAGACAACTCCTGGAGCAGCAGCGCAGAAGTCCTAATGCTCTGTGA
- the MFAP5 gene encoding microfibrillar-associated protein 5 isoform X1 — protein sequence MRKEMETGERRWKEKESRWSYMFLPKCFRNTWKTGQIRRETGMKTPGACILLCLLALSLSPADWFPWVVNGQELESATGEVSTDSLISTSAAAVTPPVLLSPVQSDSETTTASSDCREEKFPCTRLYSVHKPVKQCISYLCVTSVRRMYIINKEVCSRIVCKENEVMQDEICRQLAGLPSRRLRRSGQPLHLPCRQLLEQQRRSPNAL from the exons ATGAGAAAAGAGATGGAGACTGGAGAAAGGaggtggaaagagaaagaaagcagatgGAGTTATATGTTCCTtccaaaatgtttcagaaacacCTGGAAAACTGGCCAGATTAGGAGGGAGACAG GCATGAAGACCCCTGGAGCCTGTATACTGTTGTGTCTCTTGGCACTCTCCTTGTCCCCAGCTG actGGTTTCCATGGGTGGTCAATGGGCAAGAACTGGAAAGTGCAACTG GTGAAGTTAGCACCGACTCTCTTATCAGCACCTCCG ctgcagctgtgacACCACCTGTGCTTCTTAGTCCTG TTCAGTCTGACAGCGAAACTACCACGGCTTCATCAG ATTGTCGTGAAGAAAAGTTCCCTTGCACACGCCTGTACTCTGTTCACAAACCAGTAAAGCAGTGTATCAGCTACCTCTGTGTTACAAG CGTGCGTCGCATGTACATAATAAACAAGGAGGTGTGCTCTCGCATTGTCTGCAAGGAGAATGAGGTCATGCAAG ATGAGATCTGTCGCCAGCTGGCTGGCCTTCCTTCTCGACGTCTCCGCCGATCTGGGCAACCCCTGCATCTCCCTTGCAGACAACTCCTGGAGCAGCAGCGCAGAAGTCCTAATGCTCTGTGA
- the MFAP5 gene encoding microfibrillar-associated protein 5 isoform X2: MRKEMETGERRWKEKESRWSYMFLPKCFRNTWKTGQIRRETGMKTPGACILLCLLALSLSPADWFPWVVNGQELESATGEVSTDSLISTSVQSDSETTTASSDCREEKFPCTRLYSVHKPVKQCISYLCVTSVRRMYIINKEVCSRIVCKENEVMQDEICRQLAGLPSRRLRRSGQPLHLPCRQLLEQQRRSPNAL, from the exons ATGAGAAAAGAGATGGAGACTGGAGAAAGGaggtggaaagagaaagaaagcagatgGAGTTATATGTTCCTtccaaaatgtttcagaaacacCTGGAAAACTGGCCAGATTAGGAGGGAGACAG GCATGAAGACCCCTGGAGCCTGTATACTGTTGTGTCTCTTGGCACTCTCCTTGTCCCCAGCTG actGGTTTCCATGGGTGGTCAATGGGCAAGAACTGGAAAGTGCAACTG GTGAAGTTAGCACCGACTCTCTTATCAGCACCTCCG TTCAGTCTGACAGCGAAACTACCACGGCTTCATCAG ATTGTCGTGAAGAAAAGTTCCCTTGCACACGCCTGTACTCTGTTCACAAACCAGTAAAGCAGTGTATCAGCTACCTCTGTGTTACAAG CGTGCGTCGCATGTACATAATAAACAAGGAGGTGTGCTCTCGCATTGTCTGCAAGGAGAATGAGGTCATGCAAG ATGAGATCTGTCGCCAGCTGGCTGGCCTTCCTTCTCGACGTCTCCGCCGATCTGGGCAACCCCTGCATCTCCCTTGCAGACAACTCCTGGAGCAGCAGCGCAGAAGTCCTAATGCTCTGTGA